Sequence from the Ooceraea biroi isolate clonal line C1 chromosome 2, Obir_v5.4, whole genome shotgun sequence genome:
GAAGGCCGTGAACACGTAGGACGTCGAGAAGGCCAGCATCGAGATCGCGAGCAGCGTCGAACCCGCACCGTACACGACGGCCGCGCCGATGTGCCTGACCGCGACCAGCACTCGGGTCGTACGAGCGTTCTCGTCGCCCTCCCGCGACTCGGCGTTCAGGAAGGCGTGCGCGACGTGCGCGGCATAATCCACGCTCAGGCCGACAGCCAACTCGAGACCTGCAAGGGACTCACGGTTGATGTGAAttcgtatatataaaatcagaCAATCGCGAAGCCTTAAAAAACGCACTCACCGATGCAGGATACCAAGTCGATCGTCAAGCCCCAGAAATACATGAAGCCGCAAACGTTCAGCAGCGTGAAAAGCACGCACAATAAGATCCAGAAGCAGGTCTGCACCTCCGCGATAAGTACGGCCGTAGTGCCCATGACGCAGATCAGCGCTAGTATGAGATTCCGTAATACTTCTTGGGCAATCAGTTTATCGGTTAGCCAGGCTCCAAACAGTTTGCTCCACACAGTCACGTATCCGGAGATTTGCGCTTCGCTCGCTATACGTTTACTGCCGTCCATCGCTCCGATCCACTGCTGAGGGCTCGTGAAGTGTCTGAACTTGAAGTCGATAGTGGCTATCACGATTCTCGGTGCCTTCTTGCCGCACGCGAACGGCTCGTTGAAGAGAAAATTTCTCTGATACTTGCCGCCGACGCGGCTGACGAGAAACTTTGATAGATATTGCTGGAAATCGTCCTCCGGGAGTATCGTGGCCTTTAAAtctagtaaataaaaatattctccaATTATACTTTGTGAAATCGTCCGATTATGAAATGAAAAACGAGTcgtttgtttttaaaaaaagtgatATAAAAAGTCTCCTATAAatctgatatatttttttcggacatttaaatcgattataaatatgtagattaattagtaataaataaccTGTATCAAAATATGTCGACACGAATTTCGCGAAATGAAGCGGCCACGGTTCCATGCTCTGTAGATAAGATTCGTTCTTCAAGCGCTCCGTTAGGGATATTATCTTAGGAAATTCAGTCGCGTAATCAACGTCGTCCCCCATAAGAACGAAAGCGTCATATCCTTCATGAGGAAAGCCTCGAGCCTTGACAGCTATGTACTGACTTATGTACGATTCTTTCGGCAACAGCCACTTTGGATCGAACCACTGTTCCAGTTGAAATGAGCCGACGATACCTGCGCACATCGCCGCGATCGTGATTACTATTACAGCGATTTTACCAGGCTTGGTCAATATCACGCGCGAGTACAGGGCGTTTACGAATCGCCAGGAGAGTGCGTTGCTCGGCTCCGACAATTTCGGCTCGAAGCTCTCGTGTACGATACACGGTAGCACTCCGTTCCTCTTTTGCTCGATCCTCCTGACGTCTAAAGTAAAGCAGCCGATGAAGAACGTGATCTGTAGCAGGAACGTGACGAATACACCCACCGCGGCGTAGATGCAGAACGACTGCAGCGATGGTAGTATCTGGAGAGGAGAGAATATCCAATGATTAAAAAGATTCGGAAGAAACAAATTGAATTGGCGAATGCCAGTAATGCAATTTGCCACACGTACTGTGGAAGCACCGATGATGAACGCGACGACATCGGTGAGCGAAGTAACGCTGATAGCGGAGCCGGCGTGGCCTAACGCGAGTCCGATTCTTTCTGCCAACGGCTTCTTCAGGTTCGATCTGTGAGTGTGAACCTGCCTCCAAGAGGCGTTGAACACGAAAATGTCGTCTATCCCGAGACCTAAGAGGAGGAACGGCAAGGCTGTGTGCACCGGCCCGTATGGAATTCCGATCAGGGAGCACACACCCACGGCAATTATGAACGCACCGCCCACGCACAAGAGGCCGGTGCCAGTCAGGCAGAACTGTGCAGATGATGAGAAATTGCTCGGTGATACCAAGTTAGAAAAATTTGTGCGACGTTTGCTAAGAAATACTACGTACTCGCCATTCCACCCAATTGTGATTCGACAGAATCGTTATCACGTATAGGAACATCAGTACAATTCCCACGCCCAATTTATCCATGTCCTGAAATATGGACGTGCTGGTAACGTCCCCGAAGCTTCTAGCAGCTTCGTAATAAAGCGCCACGGAAGCGTTGTCGCTATTTTCGTTTTGCAACTCGTCGGAGAGCTTTCTCGCGCTTTCTAGGTAAGCTGACTCCCACTGCAGTACGTCCGCCGTTGCCTGCGTATCAACAATCGACGTTTTTGTTATGCacttaatttatcaaattttttccCGTTCATTAGATAAATTCAAGCTGCGAACTGAATTAAAATTCTGATACACTGCTTTCTTTCTAAAAGTGcagtgaaaaatatgtttttgatTCTGCTGTAGTCGATAACGATAAGTAatgattaatgaataaaatattagattaaatctatataaatgttaaaactCAATgctgatgaaatatttttaataatacaaaatcatGAGAATttactaatataatatgaagtataaaacaagaaaaattcatcattttccagttagataatatataaataaattttcgatatcgCTACTTGTATACAGTAAGATATTATCTTCATTGATGCCCGAAATAATATAAGGCCTAAATCATATAGGCAGTATAGACAAATTTCAAAacgataaattgtttattcggttatttttaaattcagttATTTTCCACGacataataagataaaatatataatttaaactcGAGTCCGATAAGGCTTAAGATagcaatgttttaattaacattcggTTATGATTCAGGCCTTGATATAAACTCACCTTACCCAATCAGCAGTTCCAGCGTCGTTTCCGTTCTTGTCCATGTCCACGTCGAGGAAATTAACATGAACCGCCAGAAGAGTCTTCACGGCTGTCGCAGCGACGATCCTACCTCTATCGTCCAGCGTTACATCTCCTAGAAGCTGGCTAAAATTCAAGGTATGGCCCAACGTGGGGCTAATTTTTACCGTATTTATCTTCTCAATAATTTCATCCGCCGAGTCCTTTTCAATTTCTTTGCTATCAAACCTCCATATATCTAAGATACTGAACGTGAGGCAAGCCGTAGGTAAACTGTTAAGTATTCTGCAATATAACTTAGGATCGACTTGGACAGCGGGTTCGAACGAGGATCGATTAATTTTCGAGACGAGATCAATGTCAAAAAAATCGTCTTCCGTAAGAACGCTCTTTGATCTCTTTGATCTCTTCACGTAGGCGGAAATAATGGGAActctgcaaataaaaatctccATTTTACGTGTGACATTGGATTTATCTTGTCTCGAATTTGTTTTGATAACTATATGTACTGTGATAATACTGTTGATATCGAAAACGGAATATTTGAGCGAAATGTTAAAGCGAAATTTTTGCggaatttgaaattaaataattgtacattagaGAAATGTGTTtaacgcgataaaaatttaGTTTCCCTTTCATTTTGCAATACAATTCAACGATATGTAATAGAACAAATTTTggtattacttttattattattttattacagatcTCAGTATATACTTACTTCATGCAAACATCCGACCAAGAAATTTGTCCATCTGGCGTTTGAACAGAGGTCATTTGTTTAGTTATTTCATTCAACTGCGGTAAAGTagtgaaaaagatatatttataagctTGTTCAGATCACCAACCAGGTTCATTGCTCTTAACTAGGGAGAATCGTGAAACAAAGTGCACTCGTTGCATTTACCTTGATAAGTGCCTGCttattcagaatattgtcacCAGTTAGGAGAAACACTTGAGTTCGTATAGCTTCCTTGTAGTGCGACATCAGCCATTCGGTGTCTAAGACAAAGTCAGAATCCGGTGGCACCCAGAGCTTCGTGGGATTCTTTTCCTGCCGGAAGCGAAACAGTCCTGAGACGCAGATTAGTATTATCATGGAGCACCCGAGCATCCATCTCAGCGGATTGCGAGCGATACGCACTCCAAGCCTGCGGACAGAAGACAAAATTGTCTCGTCAATCGGATTCATTACTCGCCATTTGCCGCAATTCACGTCTCCTCTGCGAAGCGATCAGACTGACCGGTAGAAAAAGTGTTCTACTCCGTTGGATATCCGTTCCGGCAAGCTGCGCCAAAAGCTACGGCACGATCGCTTCTTCGCACGATTCTCGTACAGCTCCATCCTCACTGTTGCCAGTGTGACAAAAATAAATCGCAACAACAATAGCAACGTATACTGTCAGTTACACGGTAACGGACAGCAGCATCCTCTCGCAGCGAACGATTCCCACTCTGCTTCAATCAGACAACGCTGCCGCTGACGAGACAAGACTGTCCTGCATCGGATGACtaatcgcgattaattaacattatcgtCTACAATGCGGTATCGCGAGTTTTTCCTCCTTGTCGCGAACTGTGGACCTGGTCTCGAACCGCACAGCTGACGCGACGCGTTATAACCTCCAAACCCGTCACTGGGACGTTCCACTCTCAATCGACGGACTCATGACGGAGGATATTTTTGAGGAAGAACGTCCCGTGACATCCGTCCCTCTTCGCGAACGCGCGTTTATCGCAGGCGCGCACGATACTCCTCCGAAAATACGTGGTAGCGCGCGGCATTGTCACGCACAGTGAAGCGACTTACGTGTACCTATCGCACGTATGTATGCTCGATTGGTCTATTATTGAGGACAGTGGTGCTCATTCAACGCGGTGCAGACGTGCCAGCACTTGGCGctttaaggggaagctggagttgctagtgaactatattttcactatagcgatggtaattgcagtttcgaaaattctctttattgcttgtgcagaataaaaaatccttttccacaaatgaagtatagatagaaagaaagtccgctctacaggactttatattcaaaatggaaaaaagttaaaaacttgcatttgtcttttctaacttttttccattttgaatataaagtcctgtagagcggactttctttctatctatacttcatttgtggaaaaggattttttattctgcacaagcaataaagagaattttcgaaactgcaattactaTCGCtacagtgaaaaaatagttcactagcaactccagcttccccttaacgatcaattaacattatcttttttttggcACAAGCATTCATATTGCAACTAATCTTTACAGATTATCTAATGTAGtaactattatttttactgttaatggtaattatgtactttaacgtaGAGATCCTATAACAGAGATCGGACAACGTGTCGCCACAGGGTAAAATCGGATATAATGGTTTTGTTGAGCCTTTTGTATCtatttgatttaaaacaaaaaaagtagTGGACTTACTTTTGAgcttacattaattaataagttacATTAAAGTAATGATAATGTGAAGTGAAATACATATCTTATTCTGCGCTTAAACATTGTTTTGACTCGTTTTGAAAGACAGGTATGATTAAGTCGGCTAATATGTCTttgttagatatatatatttttctctctcacattTCCGGTTATACTCCACGCGCGCGAGCCAATCAGGAATCGTTCACCCGGTGTCCGATCTCTGTTATAGGATCtctactttaacggacccagccccgatgaccttgaccttgacatatgttgtcaaggccaccctcctgagtgaccttgaagaggttttagccgtcgctcgttgtttattaaaaagttattaacaaaagaagtttaataattttgcatgaattttcagctgtccacgcgaagcaaggacttgagtttgacatatattacaaaggtcaccttcctgaataacccgcactaggtttcacccttcgctcgttgtttgttaaaaagttattaacaaaaatgtttaatgaataaagcataattttacgata
This genomic interval carries:
- the LOC105280172 gene encoding NPC1-like intracellular cholesterol transporter 1 isoform X3, producing MKVPIISAYVKRSKRSKSVLTEDDFFDIDLVSKINRSSFEPAVQVDPKLYCRILNSLPTACLTFSILDIWRFDSKEIEKDSADEIIEKINTVKISPTLGHTLNFSQLLGDVTLDDRGRIVAATAVKTLLAVHVNFLDVDMDKNGNDAGTADWATADVLQWESAYLESARKLSDELQNENSDNASVALYYEAARSFGDVTSTSIFQDMDKLGVGIVLMFLYVITILSNHNWVEWRFCLTGTGLLCVGGAFIIAVGVCSLIGIPYGPVHTALPFLLLGLGIDDIFVFNASWRQVHTHRSNLKKPLAERIGLALGHAGSAISVTSLTDVVAFIIGASTILPSLQSFCIYAAVGVFVTFLLQITFFIGCFTLDVRRIEQKRNGVLPCIVHESFEPKLSEPSNALSWRFVNALYSRVILTKPGKIAVIVITIAAMCAGIVGSFQLEQWFDPKWLLPKESYISQYIAVKARGFPHEGYDAFVLMGDDVDYATEFPKIISLTERLKNESYLQSMEPWPLHFAKFVSTYFDTDLKATILPEDDFQQYLSKFLVSRVGGKYQRNFLFNEPFACGKKAPRIVIATIDFKFRHFTSPQQWIGAMDGSKRIASEAQISGYVTVWSKLFGAWLTDKLIAQEVLRNLILALICVMGTTAVLIAEVQTCFWILLCVLFTLLNVCGFMYFWGLTIDLVSCIGLELAVGLSVDYAAHVAHAFLNAESREGDENARTTRVLVAVRHIGAAVVYGAGSTLLAISMLAFSTSYVFTAFFRIFFLVIVFGLWHGLVLLPVVLSTIGPRSLHVIKQSAKSEKITEKVTDEED
- the LOC105280172 gene encoding NPC1-like intracellular cholesterol transporter 1 isoform X1, whose protein sequence is MELYENRAKKRSCRSFWRSLPERISNGVEHFFYRLGVRIARNPLRWMLGCSMIILICVSGLFRFRQEKNPTKLWVPPDSDFVLDTEWLMSHYKEAIRTQVFLLTGDNILNKQALIKLNEITKQMTSVQTPDGQISWSDVCMKVPIISAYVKRSKRSKSVLTEDDFFDIDLVSKINRSSFEPAVQVDPKLYCRILNSLPTACLTFSILDIWRFDSKEIEKDSADEIIEKINTVKISPTLGHTLNFSQLLGDVTLDDRGRIVAATAVKTLLAVHVNFLDVDMDKNGNDAGTADWATADVLQWESAYLESARKLSDELQNENSDNASVALYYEAARSFGDVTSTSIFQDMDKLGVGIVLMFLYVITILSNHNWVEWRFCLTGTGLLCVGGAFIIAVGVCSLIGIPYGPVHTALPFLLLGLGIDDIFVFNASWRQVHTHRSNLKKPLAERIGLALGHAGSAISVTSLTDVVAFIIGASTILPSLQSFCIYAAVGVFVTFLLQITFFIGCFTLDVRRIEQKRNGVLPCIVHESFEPKLSEPSNALSWRFVNALYSRVILTKPGKIAVIVITIAAMCAGIVGSFQLEQWFDPKWLLPKESYISQYIAVKARGFPHEGYDAFVLMGDDVDYATEFPKIISLTERLKNESYLQSMEPWPLHFAKFVSTYFDTDLKATILPEDDFQQYLSKFLVSRVGGKYQRNFLFNEPFACGKKAPRIVIATIDFKFRHFTSPQQWIGAMDGSKRIASEAQISGYVTVWSKLFGAWLTDKLIAQEVLRNLILALICVMGTTAVLIAEVQTCFWILLCVLFTLLNVCGFMYFWGLTIDLVSCIGLELAVGLSVDYAAHVAHAFLNAESREGDENARTTRVLVAVRHIGAAVVYGAGSTLLAISMLAFSTSYVFTAFFRIFFLVIVFGLWHGLVLLPVVLSTIGPRSLHVIKQSAKSEKITEKVTDEED
- the LOC105280172 gene encoding NPC1-like intracellular cholesterol transporter 1 isoform X2 gives rise to the protein MELYENRAKKRSCRSFWRSLPERISNGVEHFFYRLGVRIARNPLRWMLGCSMIILICVSGLFRFRQEKNPTKLWVPPDSDFVLDTEWLMSHYKEAIRTQVFLLTGDNILNKQALIKLNEITKQMTSVQTPDGQISWSDVCMNQLLGDVTLDDRGRIVAATAVKTLLAVHVNFLDVDMDKNGNDAGTADWATADVLQWESAYLESARKLSDELQNENSDNASVALYYEAARSFGDVTSTSIFQDMDKLGVGIVLMFLYVITILSNHNWVEWRFCLTGTGLLCVGGAFIIAVGVCSLIGIPYGPVHTALPFLLLGLGIDDIFVFNASWRQVHTHRSNLKKPLAERIGLALGHAGSAISVTSLTDVVAFIIGASTILPSLQSFCIYAAVGVFVTFLLQITFFIGCFTLDVRRIEQKRNGVLPCIVHESFEPKLSEPSNALSWRFVNALYSRVILTKPGKIAVIVITIAAMCAGIVGSFQLEQWFDPKWLLPKESYISQYIAVKARGFPHEGYDAFVLMGDDVDYATEFPKIISLTERLKNESYLQSMEPWPLHFAKFVSTYFDTDLKATILPEDDFQQYLSKFLVSRVGGKYQRNFLFNEPFACGKKAPRIVIATIDFKFRHFTSPQQWIGAMDGSKRIASEAQISGYVTVWSKLFGAWLTDKLIAQEVLRNLILALICVMGTTAVLIAEVQTCFWILLCVLFTLLNVCGFMYFWGLTIDLVSCIGLELAVGLSVDYAAHVAHAFLNAESREGDENARTTRVLVAVRHIGAAVVYGAGSTLLAISMLAFSTSYVFTAFFRIFFLVIVFGLWHGLVLLPVVLSTIGPRSLHVIKQSAKSEKITEKVTDEED